The genomic stretch GATTTGTGTTTTCAGGGTTTCATTACAGCTTTGTCATTGAGTTGTCGGTTTGCCGAGCGGATCGCTCGGTAGCCTGAAGTTGTTCCGGCACCACTGCCGATCCACTTCACCGACACGAGTGACTCATCATGAAAACCCTGATCCTTGCCTTCACCGCCCTCCTCGCCACTGGCACCGTGTTCGCCGCCGAAATGCCGGACAACACGGTCATTCACGACACCAACGGCTTCTACGTGCACCTGGATGTCGACAAAGTCCTCTCCAGCACCGATATTTCCCAAGCCTGCGGCGTCATTCCCGCACGACTCAACTACCTCGACCACCAGGGCCGCGAACATGTGCTGGACTATCAAGTGCAAGGCAGCGGTTGCACCAACTGACCAGTGAGGCGCAGTGCCCATGAATATCCTTGTCGTCGAAGACGAACCCAAGGCCGGCAATTACCTGCTCAACGGCTTGCAGGAACTGGGTTACAACGTAAGCCTGGCCCGTGACGGCGCCGACGGTCTGCACCTGGCGCTGGAACACGACTTCGACGTGATCGTGCTGGACGTGATGATGCCCAAAATGGATGGCTGGGAAGTTCTGCGCCGGCTGCGCAAGGAAGCCGACACGCCGGTGCTGTTCCTCACCGCCCGCGACGACATCGCGGATCGGGTCAAAGGCCTGGAACTGGGCGCCGACGACTACCTGATCAAACCGTTTTCCTTCGCCGAACTGGTGGCGCGCCTG from Pseudomonas allokribbensis encodes the following:
- a CDS encoding DUF2790 domain-containing protein, translated to MKTLILAFTALLATGTVFAAEMPDNTVIHDTNGFYVHLDVDKVLSSTDISQACGVIPARLNYLDHQGREHVLDYQVQGSGCTN